The Sinomicrobium kalidii region TTCCCTTAGAGTGCCAAGGTCGTAAAGTTTGTTATCTTGGCTTGTAGCAGGAACAGCTTCCGTCATTTTTACATTTTCGTGTGTCGGGCCGGTGCCGTTTAGAAGTGTTTGTAAGATCAATTCTACCAGGGCTCCGGGGGCAAAAGGCTTCTGTATTACGGCCGCAAAACCCGCGCCGGTATATGCTTCCGTATTCAGGTCGGCCCTTCCGGTAATGGCAATTACAGGTTTTTTGTCCTTGTCAAAATCTTTTTGCCGATACAGTGCTTCCAGGAACCGGAAACCGTCCATTTCCGGCATCTGGATATCCGTGAGGATAATGTCAAAATCGTTTTTACGGAGGTGTTTCAGGGCTTCCGAAGCTTTGGCAAAAGAGTTTACCCGGAAAGATCGCTGTTTCAGTACTTCCGAAGTAAGACTCAATACAGATTCGTCATCGTCAATCAGCACCGCTTTTATTACCTTTTTGGAGTTTTCCGGAGTAACCTCTGTTTTTCGCGTAATTTCTTTGCTGGTCTTTTCCTCGGGTATTTGCAGTGGGATTTTGAGGGTGAAGGTACTTCCCCTGCCCTCCGTACTCTTTAATTGGAGCGTACCGTTAAGCAGGCTGGCCAGTTTTTTGGATATGGTAAGCCCGAGCCCCGTACCGCCGTATTTTTTCTCAATGGCGCTCTCTGCCTGGGTAAATTCGTTGAATATGATCTCCTGTTTGTCCTTATGTATTCCTATGCCCGTATCGTTCACATCAATTCGCACCCGGTAGGTCCCGCCGTATTTTTCCAATACCCCCGCTTCTATTTTTATATGGCCTTTTTCCGTAAACTTATAGGCATTACCGATGAGGTTGGTGAGTATCTGTTTGATCCGGAAAGGATCGCCCACGAGATTTTGTTTTAACCTTTCGTCAATATTGATAATCAGCTCAATGGGTTTGGCGTGATACAATGCTTTTGTACTTTCTGCCGTATCCGTAATAATGTTTTCCAGCGAAAACAGGGTGTTTTCTATTTTTATCTTTCCGGCTTCCAGTTTGTTGTAGTCCAGCAGGTCATCTACAAGGCTGCTCACGTATTCCGAGGCGTTCTTTACCCGTGACACGTATTGTCCCTGTTTGGGATTGATTTCGGTATTGTGAAGCAGGTCTGTGTACCCTATGATCGTGCTCAGGGGTGTTCTCAGGTCATGTCCCACGGTATAGATGAGCTGTTCCCTGTTCTTCAGGAGTTGTTCCGTGGTATTTTTGGCCTTTTCCAGCTGTTTCCGGTACGACTGGCTTTTCCAGAAATCGTTCAGTATCAGGTAGGAAAAGAAAACGGCGAGCAACAATCCGATTACGGCTGCGATGGTGATCACGCGGATAGTGTTTTTCAGGGCCAGGTCCCTTTGCCGGTTTAGGATGTTGGTGGTGTTGATAATTTCACTTTCAAATGAGGACAGGATTTCCCGCAGCTGCTGGGAAATGGTAATATCGTTCTGTAACAGCTCGTCTTCCTTGGCGGTCAGCGATCGTTTTATTTTCAGGGATTTTAGTTTAAGGTCTTTGAGAAGTTCTTTGGAGGCGGTAAGGACAGAATCGGCAATTTTTTCCCTGTTGGCGGGGTCCGTATGGTTTCTCAGCGTGCTGTTCATAAGGTCAACCCACTCCTGAGCCCTTTCCCTTTCTTCTTCTCCGAACTGTTCGGGGTTGGTAAAGTTATCTTGCAGCGTTAACTCCCCTACGGATGATTCCATCTGCGTAATATCCTCTATCGCTTTTTCGAGGGAAACATCGGTTTCGTCCCTGCGCTTCAAGGCGCGTAACTCTTTAATGTTGTTTACCTTTTTGTCCAGCAATATCTTTACACTGTCCAGCAGGTCCAGCAATCCCACCTGATCTTCCCGGTCGATTAACGGTTTTAAAGCATCGATCTTGGAATATAACTGGGAGGTCCCGTCCATAAAAGTATTAAAATCCTCCGTAGAAGAAGATTGCAGGGTAATCCGGGCCAGACTTTCCGTCTCGTACAGGTGGGCGATGAGCGAACTGGTGGCAAGCAGTTTTTGGCTCTCGGCAGCATTGGTATTCTGGTTTTTGGTAAAGATCCGGAGTTCGGCATATACAAACCAGCCAACGGCAATCATCAGAAGAGCCAGTGCTATATAACTCAGCAAAACTTTATAAGTGATCGTACTCTTTTTCGTGCTCATGAGGCAAAAATATACATACCCGGTAAAAACACCCGCAAATTTCATTGACAAGATACAAAGTTCCTGCCAAACCGGTTGCTTCCCCCTTTTTATTTTATCGTACTTACGATCGGGGAAAAGAAGTGATGAAAAAATCACCGAACAATGCGGTAAATACATTTATACCTCTTAATTTTGCAGTATTCAAGATATCTCAAAGGGGTGCTTAAACTTCGGTAAACGGAAAAGCCTGCTATCGGAGTTAAGCTGAGATCATACCCGTGGAACCTGGAACAGGTAATGCTGTTTAGGGATGGCCGAGCGTCAGGATTACAGTCCCGGACTTTCGGGAAACGGATGGCGCAGGAGATGAATTAATCTCACAGGCAGGGAACAATCACTTTTAACCAAGGATAATTACCCCTTTTATTCGTAAAAAATTGTTACGAATGAATTTGTTGTACAGATTTTTTAATGATAGTCCCCTTTTTTGTAAAAGGAGCGTGTTTATTCTGGTTGCGCTGTTATGGTTATGCAATACCGCCCGGGCACAGGAAGGAACCGAAGAAGAAAAAGACAGTACGGTATCTGAGTTGGTATCCCTGGATGAAGTATTGGTTTCTGCCGTGAGGGTTACGGCACAAAGCCCCGTAACGTTCAGTAACCTTGACAAAAAAGATATAGCCCCCAGAAATCTGGGGCAGGATATCCCCGTGCTTATGAATTACCTGCCTTCAGTAGTGACCACCAGCGATGCCGGTGCAGGTGTGGGATATACGGGAATACGCGTAAGGGGCAGCGATGCCACGCGGGTAAATGTTACCATTAACGGAATTCCGTATAACGACTCGGAATCGCACGGAACTTTCTGGGTGAACATGCCCGATTTTGCCTCCTCGGTAGAAAA contains the following coding sequences:
- a CDS encoding ATP-binding response regulator: MSTKKSTITYKVLLSYIALALLMIAVGWFVYAELRIFTKNQNTNAAESQKLLATSSLIAHLYETESLARITLQSSSTEDFNTFMDGTSQLYSKIDALKPLIDREDQVGLLDLLDSVKILLDKKVNNIKELRALKRRDETDVSLEKAIEDITQMESSVGELTLQDNFTNPEQFGEEERERAQEWVDLMNSTLRNHTDPANREKIADSVLTASKELLKDLKLKSLKIKRSLTAKEDELLQNDITISQQLREILSSFESEIINTTNILNRQRDLALKNTIRVITIAAVIGLLLAVFFSYLILNDFWKSQSYRKQLEKAKNTTEQLLKNREQLIYTVGHDLRTPLSTIIGYTDLLHNTEINPKQGQYVSRVKNASEYVSSLVDDLLDYNKLEAGKIKIENTLFSLENIITDTAESTKALYHAKPIELIINIDERLKQNLVGDPFRIKQILTNLIGNAYKFTEKGHIKIEAGVLEKYGGTYRVRIDVNDTGIGIHKDKQEIIFNEFTQAESAIEKKYGGTGLGLTISKKLASLLNGTLQLKSTEGRGSTFTLKIPLQIPEEKTSKEITRKTEVTPENSKKVIKAVLIDDDESVLSLTSEVLKQRSFRVNSFAKASEALKHLRKNDFDIILTDIQMPEMDGFRFLEALYRQKDFDKDKKPVIAITGRADLNTEAYTGAGFAAVIQKPFAPGALVELILQTLLNGTGPTHENVKMTEAVPATSQDNKLYDLGTLRELLQNDEDALKDILHTFVESTGKNMEALNLHFDNKNPEGIKHIAHKMLSMFKQINSREVAQLLEQLEVYDPGTSEDIQVYAEKLREKVPQVLEALEEETGM